Proteins co-encoded in one Dehalogenimonas sp. WBC-2 genomic window:
- a CDS encoding RNA-binding protein — protein sequence MNCINIYVGNVEPSVTETELKSVFSRYGLVEKVTMVKDEDDSVQARGHGYVEMPSVAAGNMAIAAINGARLRGQELCVVEAMPLSSVILRTEKPRLGRRGRR from the coding sequence ATGAACTGCATAAATATTTATGTCGGCAATGTAGAACCCAGTGTGACTGAGACGGAACTCAAAAGCGTGTTCAGCCGCTACGGGTTGGTGGAAAAGGTGACCATGGTCAAAGATGAGGACGACAGCGTCCAGGCGCGGGGCCACGGTTACGTGGAGATGCCCTCAGTAGCGGCGGGCAATATGGCGATAGCCGCGATCAACGGCGCACGGCTGCGGGGGCAGGAGTTATGTGTGGTTGAAGCCATGCCGTTGTCCAGCGTGATTTTGAGAACAGAGAAGCCCAGGTTGGGGAGGCGGGGGCGGCGGTAG
- a CDS encoding reductive dehalogenase codes for MEVNHIQFHTTVDRRQYLKKIGVWAFGFHDEAFSVAQYHDFDEIITSEAFHASRLPWWVTELDYDNPTTEIDWTQAKRFDFRHLPQCSWQGAKELNAWAELRDGRDPTKRKQNEHNIRIKYSKQCFAKQRYNLSSKSLTSLLFGSSSGKYGSLNDGFFGPEVESPSDIGVKKWTGTLEEASTLLWQVCILLGASDVSLIELNPKTSRNLIASHEFHDGKPYVFEETEQAYETGENSTKRQPKDGKRVIPDRCRWLIHYSLSELESWPYHIFENSWLRYADARMLQYRIQAFIKGLGYQAIGPCSFTNNMSENVGMAVLGGEAELGRNNMAISPLLGSICGQYATIITDLPLAPTKPIDAGIRRFCHSCMSCALTCPGNAVSRGGIPTNEIQMEPSWEGFGPSHRWGNRSNFEKTTAGVYRQQEGKNEAAFYKHWYFSPSDCQLMNDQCGTWGCGTSCVFKNGVTGIARGC; via the coding sequence ATGGAAGTTAATCATATTCAATTTCATACTACCGTCGATCGCAGGCAATATTTGAAAAAGATCGGGGTATGGGCATTCGGCTTTCATGATGAAGCCTTTTCAGTGGCTCAATATCACGATTTTGATGAAATTATTACGAGCGAAGCCTTTCATGCGTCGCGATTACCATGGTGGGTTACTGAATTGGATTATGATAATCCCACCACAGAGATCGATTGGACGCAAGCAAAGCGTTTTGATTTCAGGCATCTACCACAATGTTCCTGGCAAGGCGCTAAAGAACTCAATGCATGGGCTGAATTAAGAGACGGTCGAGATCCAACTAAAAGGAAGCAAAATGAGCATAATATTCGTATTAAATACAGTAAGCAGTGTTTTGCAAAGCAACGGTACAATCTCTCCTCAAAATCCTTGACATCTCTTCTTTTTGGATCAAGCAGCGGCAAATACGGTAGCTTAAACGATGGTTTCTTTGGGCCTGAAGTAGAAAGTCCAAGTGATATTGGTGTTAAAAAATGGACTGGAACCCTAGAAGAGGCTTCTACACTGCTTTGGCAAGTATGTATTCTACTTGGAGCATCTGACGTTTCTCTTATAGAATTAAACCCAAAAACGAGCCGAAACCTTATAGCTAGTCATGAGTTTCACGACGGTAAACCCTACGTGTTTGAGGAGACAGAGCAAGCTTATGAAACTGGAGAGAATAGTACAAAGCGACAGCCGAAAGATGGAAAAAGAGTTATCCCTGATCGCTGTCGTTGGCTAATTCACTATTCGCTCAGCGAATTAGAAAGTTGGCCATATCATATTTTTGAAAATAGTTGGTTGCGTTATGCAGACGCTAGAATGCTTCAATACCGGATCCAGGCGTTCATAAAAGGGCTTGGCTATCAAGCAATTGGTCCTTGTAGTTTTACAAATAATATGTCGGAAAATGTTGGTATGGCTGTATTAGGAGGCGAAGCGGAATTAGGACGGAATAATATGGCTATATCACCTTTGCTTGGCTCAATATGCGGACAATATGCAACGATCATTACAGATCTACCACTAGCACCAACAAAACCTATAGATGCCGGCATACGGCGGTTTTGTCATAGTTGTATGAGTTGTGCATTAACCTGTCCTGGTAATGCAGTTTCCAGAGGTGGCATCCCAACAAATGAAATCCAAATGGAACCAAGTTGGGAGGGTTTTGGGCCATCCCATCGCTGGGGAAATAGAAGCAATTTCGAAAAAACCACCGCGGGAGTATATCGTCAACAAGAAGGTAAAAATGAGGCAGCTTTTTATAAACATTGGTATTTTTCTCCTTCCGATTGCCAGTTAATGAACGATCAATGTGGAACTTGGGGTTGCGGCACATCTTGTGTATTCAAAAATGGAGTGACCGGCATCGCTAGAGGATGTTGA
- a CDS encoding DNA repair protein RadA, whose amino-acid sequence MAKQRIVFVCSGCGNESAKWQGKCPGCGEWNTLFEQAVATVKPAARRRAAANGSQSLAEVEITGHERISVAMGEVNRVLGGGLVPGSLCLVGGEPGIGKSTLLLQVAAQMAERGGAPVLYVTGEETRPQIKMRAKRLGINGDGLYVLNETDLDVITAEMDKLSPGLVVIDSIQTVYTPDLDMAPGGVTQVRECAARLVTWAKATQTPVFIAGHVTKDGTIAGPRLLEHIVDTVLYLEGEPFSSYRILRSVKNRYGSVNEVGIFEMKEHGLAEVQNPSEVFLSRDRQNSIGSAVVPVLEGSRPLLVEIQALTNATSFGQPRRTANGLDFGRLIIITAVLSRRAYLKLGAQDVIASATGGLHVAEPAADLAAAMAITSSYKNIGVDPHLVAIGEVGLSGEIRNVPQIERRLAEAARLGFTKALVPAAARAKSPSNDFQLIHVRDIRQALAAALTGQKADEGGETEE is encoded by the coding sequence ATGGCTAAGCAACGCATTGTATTTGTGTGTTCCGGCTGCGGAAATGAGAGCGCCAAATGGCAGGGCAAGTGCCCCGGCTGCGGCGAGTGGAATACTTTATTTGAACAGGCTGTAGCCACAGTCAAACCAGCGGCACGGCGGCGGGCGGCAGCCAATGGGTCACAGTCATTAGCCGAGGTGGAGATCACCGGGCATGAGCGGATATCTGTGGCTATGGGCGAGGTCAACCGGGTGCTGGGCGGGGGACTGGTGCCGGGGTCATTATGTCTGGTCGGCGGCGAACCGGGCATAGGCAAATCCACCCTGTTACTTCAGGTGGCGGCGCAGATGGCGGAGCGGGGCGGAGCACCGGTGCTTTATGTTACCGGTGAGGAAACCAGACCGCAGATCAAGATGCGGGCCAAACGCCTGGGTATAAACGGCGACGGACTGTATGTCCTCAACGAAACCGACCTGGACGTTATTACCGCTGAAATGGATAAACTTTCACCGGGACTGGTGGTCATAGACTCCATCCAGACGGTCTATACCCCCGATCTGGACATGGCGCCGGGCGGGGTGACACAGGTCAGAGAGTGCGCCGCCAGGCTGGTTACATGGGCCAAGGCGACGCAGACACCGGTGTTCATTGCCGGTCACGTTACCAAGGACGGGACTATTGCCGGACCGAGACTACTTGAGCACATCGTTGATACGGTCTTATACCTAGAAGGCGAGCCGTTCTCCAGCTACCGCATCCTGCGCTCGGTCAAGAACCGTTACGGTTCGGTCAATGAAGTAGGCATATTTGAAATGAAGGAACACGGCCTGGCTGAGGTGCAAAACCCGTCAGAAGTATTCTTATCACGTGACAGGCAGAACTCTATCGGTTCAGCGGTGGTGCCGGTGCTGGAAGGCTCAAGGCCGCTGCTGGTGGAGATACAGGCGCTGACCAACGCCACCAGCTTTGGACAGCCACGGCGGACGGCCAACGGCCTGGACTTCGGACGGCTGATAATCATCACCGCGGTGCTATCACGGCGGGCATATCTCAAACTGGGGGCGCAGGATGTCATTGCCAGCGCCACAGGCGGACTGCACGTAGCCGAACCGGCGGCGGACCTGGCGGCGGCCATGGCCATCACCTCAAGTTACAAAAATATCGGCGTTGACCCGCACCTGGTGGCTATCGGGGAGGTGGGGCTGTCCGGCGAGATCCGTAACGTGCCGCAGATAGAACGCAGATTGGCCGAGGCGGCGCGGCTGGGCTTCACCAAAGCACTGGTGCCGGCGGCGGCGCGGGCCAAGTCTCCATCTAACGATTTTCAACTGATTCACGTACGCGATATTAGGCAGGCGCTGGCGGCGGCGCTGACGGGGCAGAAGGCTGACGAGGGGGGCGAAACCGAAGAGTAG